In a single window of the Betaproteobacteria bacterium genome:
- a CDS encoding 1-acyl-sn-glycerol-3-phosphate acyltransferase, which yields MRQAAAVLRSSLYLLLQVAITPPYALVVLATFPLSPIARYRVISCWAKTMVWLARIVLGIRFDVAGRENIPREPSIIMAKHQSAWETMALQVLFPPHVYVVKRELLWIPFFGWGLALMSPIAIDRGAGMRSIKQTLRQGRERLAQGFSVVIFPEGTRVTPGTRGKYQAGGAWLACKTGAPVVPVAHNAGELWGRNALVRYPGLITLVVGAPIDASRLEPEELTRRVETWIESEMDRISGTAAQAA from the coding sequence ATGAGGCAGGCCGCCGCCGTCTTGCGTTCGAGCCTTTATCTGCTGCTGCAGGTCGCCATCACGCCGCCCTACGCGTTGGTCGTGCTCGCGACCTTTCCGCTGTCGCCGATCGCCCGCTATCGGGTCATCAGCTGCTGGGCGAAGACCATGGTCTGGCTCGCCCGCATCGTGCTCGGCATCCGCTTCGACGTCGCCGGGCGCGAGAACATTCCGCGCGAGCCGTCGATCATCATGGCCAAGCACCAGTCCGCCTGGGAGACGATGGCGCTGCAGGTGCTGTTTCCGCCGCATGTCTATGTCGTCAAGCGCGAGCTTTTGTGGATCCCGTTCTTCGGCTGGGGACTCGCCCTCATGTCGCCGATCGCGATCGATCGCGGTGCCGGCATGCGCAGCATCAAGCAGACGCTGCGACAGGGACGCGAGCGGCTCGCGCAGGGCTTTTCCGTGGTCATCTTCCCCGAGGGCACGCGAGTGACGCCGGGCACGCGCGGCAAGTATCAGGCTGGCGGCGCGTGGCTCGCCTGCAAGACCGGCGCACCGGTGGTGCCGGTGGCGCACAACGCCGGCGAGCTGTGGGGTCGCAATGCGCTGGTCCGCTATCCCGGTCTCATCACGCTCGTCGTCGGGGCGCCGATCGACGCCAGCCGACTCGAACCCGAGGAGCTGACACGCCGGGTCGAAACCTGGATCGAGAGCGAGATGGACCGCATCAGCGGCACGGCAGCGCAGGCGGCATGA
- the gmhB gene encoding D-glycero-beta-D-manno-heptose 1,7-bisphosphate 7-phosphatase — protein MKLVILDRDGVINFDSAQFIKSPAEWKPIPGSLEAIARLNQAGFRVVVASNQSGVGRGLLDMSTLNEINGKMHKALAQVGGRIDAVFYCPHASDADCECRKPRPGMLQEIARRFNVDLTGVPSVGDSLRDLEASVAMGAQPYLVLTGKGAKTVEAGGLPEGTVVVEDLAQAVDRILAA, from the coding sequence ATGAAGCTCGTCATCCTCGACCGCGACGGCGTCATCAATTTCGACAGCGCCCAGTTCATCAAGTCGCCGGCGGAGTGGAAGCCCATCCCCGGCAGCCTGGAGGCCATCGCCCGCCTCAATCAGGCCGGTTTCCGCGTGGTGGTCGCCTCGAACCAGTCCGGTGTCGGCCGCGGCCTGCTAGATATGAGCACCCTGAACGAGATCAACGGCAAGATGCACAAGGCGCTCGCGCAGGTCGGCGGACGCATCGACGCAGTGTTCTACTGTCCGCACGCGAGCGACGCCGACTGCGAGTGCCGCAAGCCGCGGCCCGGCATGCTGCAGGAGATCGCGCGACGCTTCAACGTCGATCTCACCGGTGTGCCCAGCGTGGGCGATTCCCTGCGCGACCTGGAAGCTTCCGTTGCCATGGGCGCACAGCCGTACCTGGTGCTGACCGGCAAGGGTGCCAAGACCGTGGAAGCCGGAGGACTGCCCGAGGGGACGGTAGTGGTGGAGGATCTCGCCCAGGCGGTGGATCGCATTCTCGCCGCATGA